The following coding sequences are from one Biomphalaria glabrata chromosome 8, xgBioGlab47.1, whole genome shotgun sequence window:
- the LOC106051199 gene encoding jupiter microtubule associated homolog 1-like isoform X2, whose translation MTTTSTFQGMNTDGKPSSRVLNPPGGASSNIFGFDDSATPQKTPVKNNPDNVNRGNNDIFHQGNHPVESTPNVRNSNNVNRGSNDIFNQGAGVSAAQPAKSTRAPRSAYNPITGEAYEQTSTKQEQKCEEKPSSEKQEAETPGSVKQEAEAADNLKQEALPEVKKQDNGGILGSNTNKPQDHPSTRVSQPPGGRSTKLW comes from the exons ATGACAACAACGTCAACATTTCAAGGCATGAATACTGATGGCAAGCCATCCTCCAG agTTCTGAATCCACCAGGAGGTGCATCTAGCAATATTTTTGGCTTTGATGACAGTGCCACCCCTCAGAAAACACCAGTGAAGAACAACCCGGATAATGTCAATCGAGGCAACAATGATATCTTCCATCAAGGAAACCATCCTGTAGAAAGCACACCTAATGTCCGCAACTCTAATAATGTAAATAGAGGCTCCAATGATATTTTCAACCAAGGTGCAGGTGTGTCAGCTGCTCAGCCTGCCAAGTCAACAAGAGCTCCACGAAGTG cgtATAATCCAATTACTGGAGAAGCTTATGAACAGACTAGCACCAAGCAAGAACAG aAATGTGAAGAAAAACCTAGCAGTGAAAAACAGGAAGCTGAGACACCTGGCAGTGTAAAACAGGAAGCTGAAGCAGCAGACAATTTGAAGCAGGAAGCTCTCCCTGAAGTGAAAAAACAAGACAATGGTGGAATTTTGGGCAGTAATACCAATAAGCCTCAAGATCATCCATCAACCAGAGTTAGTCAACCACCAGGTGGTCGCTCCACTAAATTGTGGTAA
- the LOC129927917 gene encoding galactoside alpha-(1,2)-fucosyltransferase 1-like isoform X1 translates to MGVKCKGCGSCFLFLITTFVVYKLSLPKFLENFDPEGDVPSDSRMLPKAERTYNGQHIICHKFEGSLGSQLFQYASLLGIAAPQKRIIVARGNTSLGHVLKSPKHKRGKSQCKNVERLVESTCCRLDERLINLESSKNYEIEGKLRSWKYFKDSLDLIRQSVHFHDGITKHAQKRLEKTLQMYNATITDKPIVGIYVKRGDTLNWSSVDEGYRVAPREYFLKAMKFFRDHLRTVVSFLVLSDDIEWCKSNLLGLPGVMLTSGHQEEAVNLATLSLLDHTIISVGSFSWWAAFLTKGKVIFYSEFVEKNSKIRNQFDASFEDYIMPGWIPM, encoded by the exons ATGGGAGTCAAGTGtaaag GGTGTGGcagttgttttcttttcctgaTAACCACTTTTGTAGTTTATAAATTGTCTCTTCCCAAATTTCTTGAAAACTTTGACCCGGAAGGAGATGTTCCTAGTGACTCTAGAATGCTACCAAAAGCAGAAAGAACTTACAA TGGACAGCACATCATTTGTCATAAGTTTGAAGGCTCCCTTGGCAGCCAACTGTTCCAGTATGCCTCGTTGCTAGGAATCGCTGCTCCGCAAAAACGAATTATTGTTGCAAGAGGCAATACGTCACTTGGTCACGTGCTCAAGTCTCCTAAACACAAGAGGGGCAAAAGTCAGTGTAAGAACGTTGAACGTCTGGTGGAATCAACTTGCTGTCGGCTAGATGAACGTTTGATCAACTTAGAAAGCAGCAAAAATTATGAGATTGAGGGGAAACTGCGGAGTTGGAAATATTTTAAGGACAGTTTGGATTTGATTCGGCAGTCTGTTCATTTTCATGATGGCATAACTAAACATGCACAAAAACGTCTCGAGAAGACACTGCAAATGTATAACGCCACCATTACTGATAAACCCATTGTAGGAATTTATGTTAAAAGGGGAGACACTCTAAATTGGAGCTCTGTAGACGAGGGATACAGAGTAGCGCCAAGGGAATATTTTCTGAAAGCCATGAAATTTTTTCGAGATCATCTCAGGACTGTCGTCAGTTTTTTAGTTCTGTCTGATGACATAGAATGGTGTAAAAGTAATCTCCTAGGGCTGCCTGGCGTCATGCTTACGTCGGGACACCAAGAGGAGGCGGTCAACTTAGCAACGCTTAGTTTACTCGACCATACTATTATAAGCGTGGGCTCGTTCTCCTGGTGGGCAGCGTTTCTGACCAAAGGCAAAGTTATTTTCTATAGCGAATTCGTGGAGAAAAATTCAAAGATAAGAAACCAATTTGACGCAAGTTTTGAAGATTATATTATGCCTGGCTGGATTCCTATGTAA
- the LOC106051199 gene encoding jupiter microtubule associated homolog 1-like isoform X1 — MTTTSTFQGMNTDGKPSSRVLNPPGGASSNIFGFDDSATPQKTPVKNNPDNVNRGNNDIFHQGNHPVESTPNVRNSNNVNRGSNDIFNQGAGVSAAQPAKSTRAPRSAYNPITGEAYEQTSTKQEQVTAQKCEEKPSSEKQEAETPGSVKQEAEAADNLKQEALPEVKKQDNGGILGSNTNKPQDHPSTRVSQPPGGRSTKLW, encoded by the exons ATGACAACAACGTCAACATTTCAAGGCATGAATACTGATGGCAAGCCATCCTCCAG agTTCTGAATCCACCAGGAGGTGCATCTAGCAATATTTTTGGCTTTGATGACAGTGCCACCCCTCAGAAAACACCAGTGAAGAACAACCCGGATAATGTCAATCGAGGCAACAATGATATCTTCCATCAAGGAAACCATCCTGTAGAAAGCACACCTAATGTCCGCAACTCTAATAATGTAAATAGAGGCTCCAATGATATTTTCAACCAAGGTGCAGGTGTGTCAGCTGCTCAGCCTGCCAAGTCAACAAGAGCTCCACGAAGTG cgtATAATCCAATTACTGGAGAAGCTTATGAACAGACTAGCACCAAGCAAGAACAGGTGACTGCTCAG aAATGTGAAGAAAAACCTAGCAGTGAAAAACAGGAAGCTGAGACACCTGGCAGTGTAAAACAGGAAGCTGAAGCAGCAGACAATTTGAAGCAGGAAGCTCTCCCTGAAGTGAAAAAACAAGACAATGGTGGAATTTTGGGCAGTAATACCAATAAGCCTCAAGATCATCCATCAACCAGAGTTAGTCAACCACCAGGTGGTCGCTCCACTAAATTGTGGTAA
- the LOC129927917 gene encoding galactoside alpha-(1,2)-fucosyltransferase 1-like isoform X2 has product MKHFVSGQHIICHKFEGSLGSQLFQYASLLGIAAPQKRIIVARGNTSLGHVLKSPKHKRGKSQCKNVERLVESTCCRLDERLINLESSKNYEIEGKLRSWKYFKDSLDLIRQSVHFHDGITKHAQKRLEKTLQMYNATITDKPIVGIYVKRGDTLNWSSVDEGYRVAPREYFLKAMKFFRDHLRTVVSFLVLSDDIEWCKSNLLGLPGVMLTSGHQEEAVNLATLSLLDHTIISVGSFSWWAAFLTKGKVIFYSEFVEKNSKIRNQFDASFEDYIMPGWIPM; this is encoded by the exons ATGAAACATTTTGTTAG TGGACAGCACATCATTTGTCATAAGTTTGAAGGCTCCCTTGGCAGCCAACTGTTCCAGTATGCCTCGTTGCTAGGAATCGCTGCTCCGCAAAAACGAATTATTGTTGCAAGAGGCAATACGTCACTTGGTCACGTGCTCAAGTCTCCTAAACACAAGAGGGGCAAAAGTCAGTGTAAGAACGTTGAACGTCTGGTGGAATCAACTTGCTGTCGGCTAGATGAACGTTTGATCAACTTAGAAAGCAGCAAAAATTATGAGATTGAGGGGAAACTGCGGAGTTGGAAATATTTTAAGGACAGTTTGGATTTGATTCGGCAGTCTGTTCATTTTCATGATGGCATAACTAAACATGCACAAAAACGTCTCGAGAAGACACTGCAAATGTATAACGCCACCATTACTGATAAACCCATTGTAGGAATTTATGTTAAAAGGGGAGACACTCTAAATTGGAGCTCTGTAGACGAGGGATACAGAGTAGCGCCAAGGGAATATTTTCTGAAAGCCATGAAATTTTTTCGAGATCATCTCAGGACTGTCGTCAGTTTTTTAGTTCTGTCTGATGACATAGAATGGTGTAAAAGTAATCTCCTAGGGCTGCCTGGCGTCATGCTTACGTCGGGACACCAAGAGGAGGCGGTCAACTTAGCAACGCTTAGTTTACTCGACCATACTATTATAAGCGTGGGCTCGTTCTCCTGGTGGGCAGCGTTTCTGACCAAAGGCAAAGTTATTTTCTATAGCGAATTCGTGGAGAAAAATTCAAAGATAAGAAACCAATTTGACGCAAGTTTTGAAGATTATATTATGCCTGGCTGGATTCCTATGTAA